From Triticum aestivum cultivar Chinese Spring chromosome 4A, IWGSC CS RefSeq v2.1, whole genome shotgun sequence, a single genomic window includes:
- the LOC123088560 gene encoding protein arginine N-methyltransferase 7 — MPGCLAGLATPPPAALLLLLRGRSRMAFSAAAPSRAFQLRLNPLTGDSEWLVVDEEGEEGAAPPQTQRQLLAATSYLDMLNDAARNRAYRRAIDAAVSDPSARVLDIGAGTGLLSMMSARALGAVGGEGRGSVSACESYLPMGKLTRKVLRANGMENKVKLFHKRSDELEVGVELDSRADVLVSEILDSELLGEGLIPTLQQAHDSLLVKNPKTVPYRATTYGQLVESPFLWKMHDLHSNEANAADGVWLTPDGMENIVSVKLQQHAMQCDPLEDEIRLLSEPFKVFEFDFSERPESQRENKITIKTTGDGCVHAIISWWVLQLDSAGSIFYSTAPKWVRQSSIKDLPQCADDTKDWCDHWKHCVWFTQGRGAPVMKDQTLSLRASHNLTSISYQLLNPNDETCNGNLKADHLTLLPERIALYGDIYWRSALITAIKNALSDRSPQTCIVADDSIFLALLVSSLSPSSKVIAMFPGLRDTGATYLQAVAKANNFSMDQIKVIGKRAASLSADDLEHKKINLLVGEPFYCGSEGMLPWQNLRFWNARTLFDSMLSEDALIMPCKGVLKLCAMSLPDLWKSRRSLKDVEGFDHLVVNETLGACGDLPGEQQGPCLPYYVWQCGYTKKLSKVYSVMDFNFSEPIHSCFGKTKIEFSDAGTCHGFAVWIDWVLDEKNSIVISTGPDTRYWKQGVQLLSKPVEVNPADDSAALVEASFDPASGDITFSSSFS, encoded by the exons ATGCCGGGTTGCCTCGCCGGCCtggccaccccgccgcccgccgcgctcctcctcctgctccgcgGCCGCAGCCGCATGGCCTTCTCCGCGGCCGCGCCGTCCCGCGCCTTCCAGCTCCGCCTCAACCCGCTCACCGGCGACTCCGAGTGGCTCGTCGTCGACGAGGAAggcgaggagggggcggcgcctccCCAGACGCAGAGGCAGCTCCTCGCCGCCACCTCCTACCTCGACATGCTCAACGACGCCGCCCGCAACCGCGCCTACCGCCGCGCCATCGACGCCGCCGTCTCCGACCCCTCCGCCCGCGTCCTCGACATCGG AGCCGGGACGGGGCTGCTCTCTATGATGTCCGCACGAGCTTTGGGGGCTGTTGGAGGCGAGGGCAGGGGCAGCGTGTCGGCGTGTGAATCCTACCTTCCCATGGGCAAGTTGACGCGCAAGGTACTGAGAGCCAACGGGATGGAGAATAAGGTGAAGCTCTTCCATAAGCGGTCAGATGAGCTCGAAGTTGGAGTCGAGCTTGATTCACGAGCTGATGTACTG GTGAGTGAAATTCTTGACTCTGAGCTGTTGGGTGAGGGTCTGATACCTACTCTGCAGCAAGCTCATGATTCGTTATTGGTGAAAAATCCAAAGACAGTCCCATATCGAGCAACTACATACGGGCAG TTAGTCGAAAGTCCGTTCTTGTGGAAGATGCATGATTTGCACAGCAATGAAGCAAATGCTGCAGATGGTGTCTGGCTTACTCCTGATGGGATGGAAAATATTGTTTCTGTGAAGCTGCAGCAACATGCAATGCAATGTGACCCATTAGAAGATGAGATACGATTG CTGTCAGAACCCTTCAAAGTTTTTGAATTTGACTTTTCGGAACGACCAGAGAGCCAGCGTGAAAACAAGATCACAATTAAAACAACTGGTGATGGCTGtgttcatgctattatatcatG GTGGGTGCTTCAGTTAGATTCTGCTGGGTCAATCTTCTACTCCACAGCTCCCAAATGGGTGAGGCAATCAAGTATCAAGGATCTGCCACAATGTGCCGATG ACACGAAGGATTGGTGTGATCACTGGAAGCATTGTGTTTGGTTTACACAAGGAAGGGGTGCTCCTGTTATGAAAGATCAAACTCTTTCTCTAAGGGCTAGTCATAACCTCACTAGCATCTCTTATCAGCTGCTAAACCCCAATGATGAAACATGCAATGGAAACTTGAAAGCTGACCATCTAACATTGTTGCCAGAAAGGATAGCACTTTATGGTGATATATATTGGAGATCAGCTTTGATAACAGCAATTAAAAATGCT CTGAGTGACAGATCTCCGCAAACCTGTATCGTGGCTGATGACAGTATATTCTTGGCTCTCTTAGTTTCTTCTCTCTCACCATCTTCAAAAGTCATTGCCATGTTTCCTGGTCTACGGGACACGGGTGCAACATATCTCCAAGCTGTTGCAAAGGCAAACAATTTCTCCATGGATCAAATTAAAGTGATTGGTAAAAGAGCGGCATCTCTTTCAGCGGATGATTTGGAACATAAAAAG ATTAACTTATTAGTGGGCGAACCATTTTATTGCGGCAGTGAAGGGATGCTTCCATGGCAAAACCTGCGTTTCTG GAATGCAAGAACTCTGTTTGATTCAATGCTATCTGAGGATGCACTCATAATGCCTTGCAAAGGAGTATTAAAGTTATGCGCCATGTCTCTTCCG GACTTGTGGAAGAGTCGTCGCAGCCTGAAAGATGTCGAGGGTTTTGACCACTTGGTTGTTAACGAGACTTTAGGAGCCTGCGGCGATCTTCCTGGAGAGCAGCAGGGTCCTTGTCTTCCCTATTATGTATGGCAATGTGGTTATACAAAG AAATTAAGCAAAGTGTACTCTGTCATGGACTTCAACTTTTCGGAGCCTATTCACTCCTGCTTTGGGAAAACAAAG ATTGAGTTTTCCGATGCTGGAACGTGCCATGGCTTTGCGGTTTGGATCGACTGGGTGCTCGACGAGAAGAACTCTATCGTGATAAGCACAGGACCAG ATACTCGATACTGGAAGCAAGGGGTGCAGCTCCTGAGCAAACCTGTGGAAGTGAACCCAGCTGACGACTCGGCCGCGCTTGTGGAGGCCTCATTTGATCCTGCCTCTGGCGACATCACGTTTAGTTCATCCTTCTCTTGA